GCGCATCCGGAGCCGGGGCATGTACGCCTGGCAGTGGGCGAGTTGCTCGACGTCAACACCAACCGCTCCGAGCCGGCCTACGCCAACAATCCGCAGGCCGAGCGCGAAGCCTGGCTGGATAGCGCCGGCGAAGAGGTGCGGGTTAACAAGCGCATGCTGCAGTTGCGTTTTGACCGCGCCGATGGCCGCTCGATTGGCCTGCTCAACTGGTTTGGTGTGCACACCACTTCGGTCGGCACTCATGAGCCGCTGATCAGCAGCGACAACAAGGGACTGGCGGCGATCAGCGTAGAACGCATGATGGGCACGGACTATCTGGCGCCCGACGGCGAGGATCGCTTCGTCGCCGCATTCGCGCAATCCGATGAAGGCGATTCCTCGCCCAATCTGTGCTTTCGCGAAAACCCCTATCCGGACATCAGTATCGGTTGCGGGGTGGATACGCTGGAAAGCACCGCGGCCAGCGGGGTCAAGCAACTGGCCCGGGCGATCGAATTGTATGACGCAGGTGGGGTTGAGTTGCGTGGCGGATTGCGCAGCCGGCTGACCCATGTGCGTATGGATGACATCGAGGTCGATGATCCGGTGGTGTTGGCCAGCCTTGATCATCCGGCCGAGCTGGATAGCACGATCAAACGCACCTGCACTGCAGCGCTGGGGTTTTCCATGGCGGCCGGTGCCGAGGATAATCGCGGCCCCACGCAGGAAGGCATCGCGTGCAGCGATATCGATCCGGCGGCCAATCTGGCCGGTGACATCGAGACCGTGCTGGCGACCATCGCCGGCGGCGCGACCGGGTCCGGCTATCCGGCGTTGCCGGCACGCACCGTCGGTACGCTGCTGGGCTGTGGTCTGACCGTTGGCAGTGATGTGCTGCCGGCGCTACCCGATGTGGATTACGGCTGTCATGCCGAAAAGCCCATCCTGTTCCCGATCGGTACCACCGAGCTGATCAGCAATGCAGATCTTCCGATGCAGATTATGACGCTCGGGCAGTTGGCCATCGTGGCCCTGCCGTGGGAAGTGACCACCACCTCGGCGCGGCGTATTCGTGCCACGGTGATGGCTGAACTGGCCGAGGCGGGGATCGAACATGCCGTGGTGGCCGGTTTGAGCAACGATTTCGTGCAGTACCTGACCACCCGCGAGGAGTACGCCACCCAGCAGTACGAAGGCGCCTCAACGCACTTCGGACCGTGGACGCTGGCTGCCGTGCAGCAGTCGCTGCGACCTTTGGCCATCAGCCTGCGTGACAACACCGATGCGCCCGACGGCGTGCCGGCACCGCAGAC
The Oceanococcus atlanticus DNA segment above includes these coding regions:
- a CDS encoding neutral/alkaline non-lysosomal ceramidase N-terminal domain-containing protein → MTLKNLSLILIALTALTGCQSGGRDTIDSSPGGAALGKTELGACALASPLRQLHAGHDRAGDARLQAMMSAQPATAGAALYGSACADSNAFRMGSGVHDMTGPAGDSISAGYEDPTHVLRGIHLRQFARAFALESPCNGERVILAVTETGFLTQGLRQSVLEKIAADPELSAHYAGENIMMSATHTHSGPGGEAHHSAYNLFRLGYDALVHEIYSTALFRAIQQAHRNLEAHPEPGHVRLAVGELLDVNTNRSEPAYANNPQAEREAWLDSAGEEVRVNKRMLQLRFDRADGRSIGLLNWFGVHTTSVGTHEPLISSDNKGLAAISVERMMGTDYLAPDGEDRFVAAFAQSDEGDSSPNLCFRENPYPDISIGCGVDTLESTAASGVKQLARAIELYDAGGVELRGGLRSRLTHVRMDDIEVDDPVVLASLDHPAELDSTIKRTCTAALGFSMAAGAEDNRGPTQEGIACSDIDPAANLAGDIETVLATIAGGATGSGYPALPARTVGTLLGCGLTVGSDVLPALPDVDYGCHAEKPILFPIGTTELISNADLPMQIMTLGQLAIVALPWEVTTTSARRIRATVMAELAEAGIEHAVVAGLSNDFVQYLTTREEYATQQYEGASTHFGPWTLAAVQQSLRPLAISLRDNTDAPDGVPAPQTAPGLPPRLPYLAADALMPGTAYGEVLTDAAEAYTAGDTVQVVFASAHPRNDALDKLNQAYLLAEREQADGQWQVVARERDPELIMRWHASPEAPVAGQLIALRSSQIEALWHLPRNLPSGRYRIRHEGTAVPLLGSDSLGPRTPFSGTSSSFSVSGPMDDCPGYPALF